A DNA window from Paenibacillus andongensis contains the following coding sequences:
- a CDS encoding right-handed parallel beta-helix repeat-containing protein — MSLSVGLHVKKRVSLVFSVILTVTLLLIAIEMIHEKEVHAAATTYYVATTGNDNNPGTQSLPFATIQKGVNMAGTAGPGSTVIVRGGTYNLTSPISITTSGASGSPITIKAFAEEIPVISGQNTYPNNSNSLQTNTYSGPDVTNDGVTYHNGQQFTLSWNPLMKITANYITIDGLEVTESYGGGIYAGNSGTTRYHDIIIRNSNIHENRDWAVQLENVDYFTLDGNTVRENGNFGRFSRSSSELNWSLMIMIRGSAYGTIKNSTIYHNWGEGVGFWYNTHDVVLEDNSIYDNYALEVYVDKAHDITIQRNMIYNTGNSIYFRDGSPSFGIAIADEPFQSYLPGYHRTIINNFLKGNSKNFAYWNTGYSNTHLKDELIAGNTFVDSTSTNISITGGASHENTKIENNIFKSSAGTLQSVDQISGLIFSNNCWSSAVSGVASNVNDVIGDPLLVGGTFGPGYFKLQNNSPCIAKGKNNVTDVAVDYFKNVRNNPPSIGGYEHPTVLIDNSNSTRVTKTGAWTVSSLSNQKYGADYLHDGNAGKGSKSVTFTPNILTTNTYDVYMWWNADTNRANNVPVTVNYAGGTYSTTVNQQANGGKWNLIGSYTFNAGTSGNVVISNSGTTGFVIADAVKFVTH; from the coding sequence ATGAGTTTATCGGTCGGTTTGCATGTTAAAAAAAGAGTTTCACTTGTTTTTTCAGTGATTCTGACAGTAACCCTTTTACTGATTGCAATTGAAATGATCCATGAGAAAGAAGTCCATGCTGCTGCAACAACCTACTATGTTGCCACCACAGGAAATGATAATAATCCCGGTACGCAGAGCCTACCCTTTGCTACGATACAAAAGGGTGTAAATATGGCAGGAACTGCCGGTCCCGGTTCTACAGTTATTGTGAGAGGCGGAACGTATAACCTTACCTCGCCTATCAGTATAACTACTTCAGGTGCAAGCGGCAGCCCGATCACGATAAAGGCATTCGCAGAGGAGATACCGGTTATATCCGGTCAGAATACTTATCCCAATAACAGTAACAGTCTTCAAACAAATACGTATTCGGGACCGGATGTTACTAATGACGGAGTGACCTATCATAACGGACAGCAATTCACTTTATCCTGGAATCCTCTGATGAAAATCACTGCCAATTATATTACCATTGACGGACTTGAAGTGACAGAATCCTATGGTGGGGGAATTTATGCAGGTAACTCGGGTACAACAAGATATCATGATATCATCATTCGGAACTCAAATATTCATGAGAACCGTGATTGGGCTGTGCAGTTAGAGAATGTCGATTATTTTACTTTGGACGGCAATACGGTGCGGGAAAATGGCAACTTTGGGCGCTTCAGCAGATCATCAAGTGAATTGAACTGGTCTTTGATGATCATGATAAGAGGCAGCGCATATGGAACAATAAAAAACAGCACCATATACCACAACTGGGGTGAAGGGGTTGGATTCTGGTACAACACACATGATGTGGTGTTGGAAGATAACTCTATTTATGATAATTATGCTTTGGAAGTCTATGTAGACAAGGCTCATGACATAACCATTCAGCGGAATATGATCTATAATACAGGGAATTCGATTTATTTCAGGGATGGTAGCCCTTCCTTCGGAATTGCAATAGCGGATGAGCCTTTTCAAAGTTATTTGCCAGGTTATCACAGGACAATTATCAACAATTTCCTAAAAGGCAACAGCAAGAATTTTGCTTATTGGAATACAGGATACTCAAACACTCATTTGAAAGATGAACTTATTGCAGGCAATACCTTTGTTGATTCAACGAGTACGAATATATCAATTACCGGAGGTGCAAGCCATGAAAACACAAAGATAGAAAACAATATATTCAAATCGAGCGCGGGTACTTTACAGAGTGTAGATCAGATTTCGGGATTGATCTTCTCCAATAACTGCTGGTCTAGTGCTGTTTCCGGAGTCGCCTCGAATGTAAATGATGTCATTGGAGATCCGTTGCTTGTTGGCGGCACATTCGGACCAGGCTATTTCAAGCTGCAGAACAATTCTCCGTGTATTGCTAAGGGCAAGAATAATGTAACGGATGTTGCAGTAGATTATTTTAAAAACGTAAGGAACAATCCGCCAAGTATAGGAGGATATGAGCATCCTACAGTTCTCATAGATAATAGTAATTCGACAAGAGTAACAAAGACAGGAGCATGGACGGTCAGTTCTCTCAGCAACCAAAAGTATGGCGCTGACTATCTGCATGATGGAAATGCAGGGAAGGGATCAAAGAGCGTCACATTTACACCTAACATATTGACTACAAACACATATGACGTTTACATGTGGTGGAATGCCGATACGAACAGAGCAAACAATGTGCCGGTCACTGTAAACTATGCTGGCGGGACGTACAGTACGACAGTTAATCAGCAGGCAAACGGAGGGAAGTGGAACTTAATAGGGAGTTACACATTCAATGCAGGGACATCGGGTAATGTGGTGATCAGCAATTCGGGGACAACCGGTTTCGTTATTGCGGATGCTGTTAAATTTGTTACACATTAA
- a CDS encoding SDR family NAD(P)-dependent oxidoreductase: MNLAGKTAIVTGGGSGIGEAIVRLFAAQGAAVIIADWNEQGASQLAEELTSSGYQVVAMKVDVSRDSDVRELVQETLHRFGQLDVLVNNAAVILPKFVEEVEEEEWDRLFHINLKSVFLTVKHSLPYLRKTRGSVVNMASLNGLVGQKMNPVYAATKGGVVALTKALALDYAPDGVRVNCICPAGVSTPLLQHWIQEQDDPIATNQILNDMHPIGRPATSEEVAQAALFLASSQSGFITGVALPVDGGASLGY; this comes from the coding sequence ATGAATCTAGCAGGAAAAACAGCCATTGTAACGGGAGGCGGATCGGGTATCGGCGAAGCAATTGTCCGCTTATTCGCTGCCCAAGGCGCAGCGGTTATCATAGCCGATTGGAATGAGCAGGGAGCATCGCAGCTAGCAGAAGAATTAACATCTTCCGGATATCAAGTCGTGGCGATGAAAGTCGATGTTTCAAGAGATTCAGATGTCCGGGAGCTTGTACAAGAAACCCTACATAGATTTGGACAGCTAGATGTACTTGTCAATAATGCTGCTGTTATTTTACCCAAATTCGTGGAAGAAGTGGAGGAGGAGGAGTGGGATCGACTCTTCCATATTAATTTGAAAAGTGTGTTCCTCACGGTCAAGCATTCGCTCCCTTATTTAAGAAAAACGCGAGGATCGGTCGTTAATATGGCTTCCCTCAACGGCTTGGTGGGGCAAAAAATGAATCCCGTATACGCCGCAACGAAAGGCGGAGTCGTCGCCCTGACCAAGGCACTAGCGTTGGACTATGCGCCAGATGGAGTCAGAGTGAATTGTATTTGTCCGGCAGGTGTATCTACTCCCCTGCTGCAGCATTGGATTCAAGAGCAGGATGATCCGATTGCGACGAATCAGATTTTGAATGATATGCATCCAATTGGCCGACCAGCAACCTCGGAAGAAGTTGCTCAAGCTGCGTTGTTCTTAGCAAGCTCACAATCCGGTTTCATAACTGGTGTTGCTCTTCCGGTCGATGGCGGAGCTTCGCTTGGGTATTAA
- a CDS encoding mandelate racemase/muconate lactonizing enzyme family protein, with protein sequence MKITKVESFVLHVPITPPITDAINVATHWGLAGVRIYTDEGFIGYGYTGTCAHGDDMIVDTIDKYYAPLLVGKDPFMVRELWDDMRFGKMHWIGRSGVTHMALAAVDIAIWDIMAKASNKPLWQYLGGAKSKPIKAYNTNGGWLNWSKERLLKDVTEIVESGFTGVKIKVGKPDPREDYDRCKAVRKAIGDDVIFMIDVNQQWNINTAMTWGKKLEEFDLFWLEEPLNPDDIMGHKKLADELNVPIALGEHVYNKYAFRDYIHQGAIEYCQVDVTRVGGITEWLQVAGLAASYDVPICPHVGDMGQIHQHLVASTQNAIMLEYIPWIRHIFEEPATVKEGHYVLPQMPGASTTILPKYFEEYRIR encoded by the coding sequence ATGAAGATTACGAAAGTGGAAAGCTTTGTTTTGCACGTGCCGATTACACCGCCGATTACAGATGCTATCAATGTCGCAACACACTGGGGATTAGCTGGTGTTCGCATCTATACAGATGAAGGCTTTATTGGATACGGTTACACAGGTACATGTGCCCATGGTGATGATATGATCGTCGATACCATCGATAAATACTATGCTCCACTTTTGGTGGGGAAAGATCCGTTTATGGTAAGAGAACTATGGGATGACATGCGTTTTGGCAAAATGCACTGGATCGGTAGATCCGGCGTAACGCACATGGCGCTTGCAGCTGTTGACATAGCGATTTGGGATATCATGGCGAAGGCCTCGAATAAACCGCTATGGCAGTATCTGGGCGGGGCTAAATCGAAACCGATTAAAGCCTATAATACGAACGGCGGCTGGCTCAACTGGTCAAAAGAACGTTTACTGAAGGATGTAACGGAAATAGTAGAGTCAGGCTTTACAGGAGTCAAAATCAAAGTCGGAAAGCCGGATCCGCGTGAGGATTATGATCGTTGCAAAGCGGTAAGGAAGGCAATCGGGGACGATGTGATCTTCATGATTGATGTCAATCAACAGTGGAATATCAATACCGCTATGACTTGGGGCAAAAAACTTGAAGAATTCGATTTGTTCTGGCTGGAGGAGCCACTGAATCCTGATGACATTATGGGTCACAAAAAACTCGCTGATGAGTTAAACGTACCTATCGCTTTAGGGGAGCATGTGTATAACAAATATGCGTTCAGAGATTATATTCACCAAGGAGCAATCGAATATTGCCAAGTAGACGTGACTCGTGTCGGCGGTATTACAGAGTGGCTGCAAGTGGCAGGTTTAGCGGCTTCTTATGATGTGCCGATCTGTCCACACGTTGGGGATATGGGGCAAATTCACCAACACCTTGTAGCATCTACACAAAATGCAATCATGCTCGAGTACATTCCATGGATTCGTCATATTTTTGAAGAGCCGGCTACGGTGAAAGAAGGACATTATGTACTGCCACAAATGCCAGGTGCCTCGACTACGATTCTTCCTAAATATTTTGAAGAATATCGGATTAGATAG
- a CDS encoding sugar nucleotide-binding protein gives MKVIIFGVSGTVGKALTKTLTVNYHDVYGSYHSREPSFLPSDRTIQLSTGELDLLDMFLSQVNPDVVVMALRGDFAKQLKFHIQTAEYLRNTGGRMIFCSTSNVFDGSTDSPHFEEDPPAPASDYGQFKAECERVMAEILLDKLTIVRIPAIFGHDSPRTNELKQQLQDGELIKIYTNVYSTRNTDQLLSMQITYLMEQGLTGIYHLGTTDIMNHSEFTKKLVTRWGYTDVVFEELKHETFSSFIPEKYDNSLLTNKPLPKKFQINHEQLIEYLS, from the coding sequence ATGAAAGTAATCATTTTCGGAGTAAGCGGGACCGTCGGAAAAGCATTAACTAAAACTCTTACAGTTAATTATCATGATGTTTATGGAAGTTATCATTCAAGGGAACCGTCGTTTCTACCTTCAGATCGTACTATTCAGCTTTCAACTGGTGAACTTGATTTACTGGACATGTTTTTATCGCAAGTCAATCCCGATGTCGTAGTTATGGCTTTGCGCGGAGATTTTGCGAAGCAGCTTAAGTTCCATATTCAAACTGCTGAATACTTAAGAAATACGGGTGGCCGAATGATTTTTTGTTCCACCTCCAACGTATTCGATGGAAGTACCGACTCGCCGCATTTCGAAGAGGATCCCCCTGCCCCTGCCAGTGATTATGGACAATTTAAAGCGGAATGCGAAAGGGTAATGGCTGAAATACTACTCGACAAACTTACCATCGTTAGGATTCCAGCCATTTTTGGTCATGACTCACCTCGAACTAATGAATTGAAACAACAGCTTCAAGACGGAGAGTTAATAAAGATCTATACCAATGTGTATTCCACCAGGAACACCGATCAATTATTATCGATGCAGATTACCTATTTGATGGAACAAGGGCTCACCGGCATTTACCATCTTGGGACTACCGATATCATGAATCATTCCGAATTTACAAAAAAACTTGTGACACGTTGGGGTTATACGGATGTTGTATTCGAAGAATTAAAGCATGAAACTTTTTCTTCCTTCATTCCCGAAAAATATGATAATTCTCTTTTAACCAATAAACCCTTGCCGAAAAAATTCCAAATAAACCACGAGCAGTTGATCGAATATTTATCATAG
- a CDS encoding cysteine hydrolase family protein has protein sequence MMFQPHPDNTAIVITDPQNDFMCPGGRGYHLTKANIERNNTIQNLELLMRTAMNKGYQLFISPHYLYPHDYSWQFTGNEQKMLLGLRMYQVANAYTPPSFGADFVHSLKPYIFDRRTVVSTPHKVASPQTNDLVYQLRQHRKEKIIIAGVLSNICVESHMRHLIETGFETAVVYDATATISEEDFQAAVTNYKAFASASWTTMEAISYL, from the coding sequence ATGATGTTTCAACCACACCCAGATAATACCGCAATTGTGATTACAGACCCACAAAATGACTTTATGTGTCCTGGGGGGAGAGGCTATCATCTGACAAAAGCAAATATTGAACGAAACAATACGATACAAAACCTTGAACTATTAATGAGAACTGCCATGAATAAAGGATACCAACTATTTATATCACCCCATTATTTATACCCTCATGATTATAGCTGGCAATTTACAGGAAATGAACAAAAAATGTTATTAGGTCTTAGAATGTATCAAGTGGCAAATGCGTACACACCACCGTCATTTGGAGCTGATTTTGTTCATTCTTTAAAACCTTATATTTTTGATAGGAGAACCGTCGTTTCAACTCCACACAAGGTTGCTAGCCCACAAACAAATGACTTGGTTTACCAGTTACGACAACATAGAAAAGAGAAGATAATTATCGCAGGAGTGCTTTCCAACATTTGTGTAGAGTCCCATATGAGGCATTTAATCGAAACTGGTTTTGAAACAGCTGTTGTATACGATGCCACGGCAACAATAAGTGAAGAAGATTTTCAAGCAGCCGTTACGAATTACAAAGCATTTGCCAGTGCTAGTTGGACAACAATGGAAGCTATTTCATACTTATAA
- a CDS encoding NUDIX hydrolase, translated as MNRWVGAAALCVNSDRQLLMVLQGKPEEEKRWSVPSGGKDEDETLEDCCIREVYEETGYRCKINREIKGKAGAFGPVEFHVTYFEVEILGGQSTIHDPDGLIYEIAWKTSEQLNDLHFSFPEDKEFLLQYIEQRALR; from the coding sequence ATGAATCGATGGGTCGGTGCGGCAGCTTTATGTGTCAATTCTGATAGACAATTACTTATGGTCCTACAAGGTAAACCAGAAGAAGAGAAACGATGGTCGGTGCCGTCTGGGGGCAAAGATGAAGATGAAACACTAGAAGATTGCTGTATTAGGGAAGTTTATGAGGAGACAGGTTACCGCTGTAAAATTAACAGAGAAATAAAGGGTAAGGCAGGGGCATTTGGTCCAGTTGAATTCCATGTTACATATTTTGAGGTTGAAATTTTAGGTGGCCAATCAACAATCCATGACCCTGATGGACTTATATATGAAATTGCTTGGAAGACCTCTGAGCAGCTGAATGACCTGCATTTTTCCTTTCCTGAAGATAAAGAGTTCTTGTTACAGTACATCGAACAAAGAGCATTGCGCTAA
- a CDS encoding MazG nucleotide pyrophosphohydrolase domain-containing protein, giving the protein MKQLTFHELQSYLALKYKEGRTSSALFMKLVEEIGEVAEVLNQLEGRKENSSDASLEKELVDVIHYAVAIASINHIDLTKAIIQKDKQAAIKYNQSPNLEEFLEVQNKDHTIKNI; this is encoded by the coding sequence ATGAAGCAATTAACATTCCATGAGTTACAGAGCTACCTAGCACTAAAATACAAAGAAGGACGTACTTCATCTGCTTTGTTTATGAAACTTGTAGAAGAAATTGGTGAGGTAGCAGAGGTACTAAACCAGTTAGAAGGTCGAAAAGAAAATTCAAGTGATGCTTCATTAGAAAAAGAGTTAGTCGATGTTATACATTACGCAGTAGCCATTGCGAGCATAAATCATATTGATTTAACAAAGGCCATAATTCAAAAGGATAAGCAAGCTGCAATTAAATATAATCAATCTCCAAATTTAGAAGAATTTTTAGAAGTACAAAACAAAGATCATACCATTAAAAATATTTAA
- a CDS encoding CPBP family glutamic-type intramembrane protease has product MKRYLSMLGNYLLYLTLIILVIFLYNIVIDPVLGWGQFGKGKNIPIQVFMVLVITIALSAIVYAMKYRFLKQAPINFWRLSSFSPINPSFSVHMITIGLSFTLLNAASMKLLLYYNITTFNDFTEEYFASVPFVYILLSSVLTTALELILFIGIMFNEARKHVPVFWPILVIALIIAALQPGGIAMQLLGLALGFIYGSIYVRLSSIWSVMLIGIVFNISLFGMKRIGWLDSMGSMSGFTLILITAVTGLYLIFSTFWYWRKPKIG; this is encoded by the coding sequence ATGAAGAGATATTTATCTATGCTGGGAAATTACTTACTCTACTTAACGCTCATAATTTTAGTAATCTTCCTCTATAATATCGTCATTGATCCTGTATTAGGATGGGGGCAGTTCGGAAAAGGAAAGAACATCCCAATCCAGGTATTCATGGTACTTGTAATTACAATCGCTCTTTCCGCAATTGTTTACGCCATGAAATATCGATTTTTGAAACAGGCACCGATAAACTTCTGGAGACTTAGTAGTTTCTCGCCGATCAATCCGAGCTTTTCGGTTCACATGATAACAATCGGGCTGTCCTTCACTTTATTAAACGCTGCCTCCATGAAACTACTTCTTTACTACAACATTACAACATTCAATGATTTTACAGAAGAATATTTCGCCTCTGTTCCTTTCGTTTACATTTTACTTTCCTCCGTGCTCACCACTGCACTCGAGCTGATCCTGTTTATTGGTATCATGTTTAACGAAGCCCGGAAACATGTTCCCGTATTCTGGCCAATTCTCGTCATCGCTTTGATTATTGCGGCGTTGCAGCCGGGGGGAATTGCGATGCAGCTTCTGGGTTTAGCGTTAGGATTCATTTATGGATCCATCTATGTACGCCTTTCATCCATATGGTCCGTAATGCTGATTGGAATCGTGTTTAACATCAGTCTGTTTGGTATGAAAAGAATCGGTTGGCTTGATTCCATGGGGAGCATGTCGGGCTTCACCCTTATACTGATTACAGCAGTCACGGGACTCTATCTGATCTTTAGCACCTTTTGGTACTGGAGAAAACCAAAAATTGGCTAA
- a CDS encoding class I SAM-dependent methyltransferase, whose amino-acid sequence MDKNSVSRTNVVGSSQVGAISVDMDKSVIHETNSLFWDTKGNDVLGATALPKYGAFVSEEKCQLFGDVSGKKMLEIGCGSGQSLQYLGERKASELWGIDISENQIEKTKQLLTASGLSAKLICSPMEEKCGIPEDYFDFVYSIYAIGWTTDLEGTFCRIASYLKKDGVFIFSWSHPIHKCVVAENNILAFKKCYFDESWYSASIGESTLTLSDRKLSTYMNALAKAGFAIEQMIEESDTQDNNDDFAKKAKMLPVTFVIKARKL is encoded by the coding sequence ATGGACAAGAATTCTGTTTCTAGAACAAACGTTGTAGGCAGCAGTCAGGTTGGTGCCATCTCGGTGGACATGGATAAGAGTGTTATTCATGAAACAAACAGCTTATTTTGGGATACAAAAGGAAATGATGTTTTAGGAGCAACCGCACTCCCTAAATATGGAGCATTTGTCTCAGAAGAAAAATGCCAGCTTTTTGGGGATGTCTCAGGGAAAAAGATGCTGGAGATAGGCTGTGGAAGCGGTCAATCTTTGCAATATCTGGGGGAACGCAAAGCATCTGAACTATGGGGTATAGATATATCAGAAAACCAAATTGAAAAAACAAAGCAACTTTTAACAGCGAGTGGTCTTTCAGCGAAATTAATCTGTTCCCCAATGGAAGAAAAATGTGGCATACCAGAGGATTATTTTGACTTTGTTTATTCGATTTATGCCATAGGCTGGACAACTGACCTTGAGGGAACCTTTTGCAGGATTGCTTCTTACCTAAAAAAAGACGGTGTATTTATTTTCAGTTGGTCTCACCCTATACACAAATGTGTTGTTGCAGAAAATAATATTCTTGCTTTTAAAAAATGTTATTTCGATGAATCTTGGTATTCGGCATCTATTGGCGAGAGTACGCTAACATTATCGGACCGTAAACTATCAACCTATATGAATGCGTTGGCAAAAGCGGGATTTGCCATTGAGCAAATGATTGAGGAATCTGATACGCAGGACAATAACGACGATTTTGCAAAAAAAGCAAAGATGCTTCCTGTAACTTTTGTAATCAAAGCAAGAAAACTATAG
- a CDS encoding cupin domain-containing protein, giving the protein MNFKIGELHNHLNQLKNLENTSYYEFLKVPSMSVGLYKLNKGETDNQEPHTEDEIYLVIEGKSSFQNGETFTEISKGDVLFVEANKEHRFYDITEDLTTLVFFSPAEHSNK; this is encoded by the coding sequence TTGAATTTTAAAATAGGCGAATTACATAATCATTTAAATCAGCTTAAAAATTTAGAAAACACCTCATATTATGAATTTCTAAAGGTACCATCGATGAGTGTAGGACTCTATAAACTGAATAAAGGCGAAACGGATAACCAAGAGCCACATACAGAAGATGAGATTTATTTGGTAATTGAAGGTAAATCTTCGTTTCAGAATGGAGAAACATTTACTGAAATTAGTAAAGGGGACGTCCTATTCGTAGAAGCAAATAAAGAACATAGATTCTATGATATAACGGAAGACCTAACTACTTTAGTTTTTTTTTCACCAGCAGAACACTCAAATAAATAA
- the map gene encoding type I methionyl aminopeptidase yields MVILKSKHEIEAIRKACQVVAECHRTIAPLIKPGITTNEIERIFEDIMLKHGAKPYQKGYKGYQYATCASANDVIAHGFPSNKPLEEGDIVTIDTVAELDGWLGDSAWSYAVGKISPTAEKLMRVTKECLDLGIAQAQPGNRLGDVTSAIQRHAESHGFGVVRDLLAHGIGRDLHEEPTYMHVGKPGKGLRIKEGMVFTIEPMITEGTYYMTIDPDGWTARTLDRKLAAQYEHTIAITAEGPQILTVQ; encoded by the coding sequence ATGGTCATTTTAAAAAGCAAGCATGAAATTGAGGCTATCCGCAAGGCATGCCAAGTGGTGGCTGAATGCCATCGTACAATCGCCCCGCTTATCAAACCGGGTATTACCACCAACGAGATTGAGCGCATATTCGAGGACATTATGTTAAAGCACGGCGCAAAGCCATATCAGAAAGGCTATAAGGGCTATCAATATGCGACCTGTGCCTCCGCCAACGATGTGATCGCACATGGCTTCCCTAGCAATAAGCCACTTGAGGAAGGCGATATCGTGACGATCGACACGGTCGCGGAGCTCGACGGCTGGCTCGGCGATTCGGCCTGGAGCTATGCGGTCGGGAAGATCTCGCCGACCGCCGAGAAGCTGATGCGCGTCACGAAGGAATGCCTTGACCTCGGCATCGCGCAGGCGCAGCCCGGCAATCGACTCGGCGACGTGACGAGCGCGATTCAGCGGCATGCGGAATCGCACGGCTTCGGCGTCGTGCGCGACCTTCTCGCACATGGCATCGGCCGGGACCTGCACGAGGAGCCGACTTATATGCATGTCGGCAAGCCCGGCAAAGGCCTCCGCATCAAGGAAGGCATGGTCTTCACGATCGAGCCCATGATCACCGAAGGCACCTACTACATGACAATCGATCCGGACGGCTGGACTGCGCGGACGCTGGACCGCAAGCTCGCCGCCCAATACGAGCATACGATCGCCATCACGGCTGAAGGTCCACAAATCCTGACCGTGCAATAG
- a CDS encoding TetR/AcrR family transcriptional regulator — protein sequence MRYYIYIDKFAGLYKEVHAPMCPRTKEQNELIRIQRREQILDAAARVYFRTGGSFDIRDVAREAELGYGTVYHYFPNRHLLIEDVLGSGFERCEQALAEWANICGSSPDDSQLLAYCKELLRLWQSDSRAYLVYKMAAEHYAGLPEKDRPPIKRRFMERLYVPLQSIAKREGDSVDHMLAVLVGCCGLHYYAGHSDLDVDRIARLAMQAITKES from the coding sequence ATGCGTTACTATATTTATATCGACAAATTTGCAGGTCTATACAAGGAGGTTCACGCGCCCATGTGCCCTCGTACCAAAGAACAAAATGAGCTCATCCGCATACAGCGCAGAGAACAGATCCTGGACGCCGCCGCGCGCGTCTACTTCCGCACAGGCGGCAGCTTTGATATTCGCGACGTCGCTCGCGAGGCCGAGCTCGGTTATGGCACGGTATACCATTATTTCCCCAATCGGCATTTATTAATAGAAGATGTTCTGGGCAGCGGCTTCGAGCGATGCGAGCAAGCCCTGGCAGAATGGGCAAACATTTGCGGCAGTAGCCCAGATGACAGTCAGCTGTTGGCGTATTGCAAGGAGCTGCTCCGGCTGTGGCAGTCGGACTCCCGCGCATATCTCGTCTACAAAATGGCCGCGGAACATTATGCAGGCTTGCCTGAGAAGGATCGGCCCCCCATCAAGAGACGATTCATGGAACGGCTGTACGTTCCGCTCCAATCGATCGCTAAGCGCGAAGGCGACAGCGTCGACCATATGCTTGCCGTGCTGGTCGGCTGCTGCGGGCTGCACTACTATGCGGGCCATTCCGACCTGGACGTCGATCGAATCGCCCGACTCGCTATGCAAGCTATTACGAAGGAGTCCTGA
- a CDS encoding MerR family transcriptional regulator gives MAGLSIGQLAAKAEINASTLRYYESVGLLPTPERKNGQRRYEEGLLDRINFIKVAQQTGFSIQEITVLLEGFEPSDSLSDRWKHMAKQKRSELEVRKKQLNSMIRILDNGLSCNCLTWSECKEKIENNGSC, from the coding sequence ATGGCTGGACTTAGTATTGGGCAGCTCGCGGCTAAAGCAGAAATAAATGCTTCTACGCTGCGTTACTATGAATCCGTTGGATTACTTCCTACTCCAGAACGCAAAAATGGACAGCGACGATATGAAGAAGGGTTGTTAGACCGCATCAATTTTATTAAAGTCGCGCAGCAAACTGGCTTTAGCATTCAGGAAATTACTGTTCTTCTGGAAGGTTTTGAACCAAGTGATTCGCTTTCGGATCGTTGGAAGCATATGGCAAAACAAAAACGCTCCGAACTAGAAGTGCGAAAGAAACAGCTGAATTCGATGATACGAATTTTAGATAATGGGTTAAGCTGCAACTGCCTTACTTGGTCGGAATGCAAGGAGAAAATAGAAAATAACGGTTCTTGTTAA
- a CDS encoding VOC family protein: MNFASVRIITDDVDRLVEFYEKVMGVSAERPAPVFAELVLPSCTLAIGHSQTAQLFGAGSVVAANNRTVIIEFRVDDVEAEYARLKLFVNDWVQEPTTMPWGNRSVLFRDPDGNLVNLFKPVTEEAIKRFNSRR, from the coding sequence GTGAATTTCGCTTCTGTACGCATCATTACCGACGACGTGGATCGTCTCGTCGAGTTCTATGAGAAAGTCATGGGTGTTTCGGCGGAGCGCCCCGCGCCCGTTTTTGCCGAACTCGTTTTACCATCATGCACCTTGGCAATCGGCCACTCCCAGACGGCGCAACTATTCGGCGCTGGTTCCGTAGTGGCGGCCAACAATCGCACAGTCATCATCGAGTTCCGCGTCGACGATGTCGAAGCCGAATACGCGCGCTTGAAGCTGTTTGTCAATGATTGGGTACAGGAACCTACCACGATGCCGTGGGGGAACCGTTCTGTGCTGTTCCGCGATCCCGACGGCAACCTCGTTAACCTCTTCAAGCCGGTGACCGAGGAAGCGATCAAACGGTTCAACAGTAGGCGTTGA